From the genome of Rhizobium sp. NXC24, one region includes:
- a CDS encoding iron chelate uptake ABC transporter family permease subunit → MTETRRSLQQFLAFGILLLISFAVIGLVVGISVGIGDLPIPLATTFSAVTNRMGWTAVELNKIHEAVIWDYRLSRALVAVFCGAGLALSGAIMQSLLRNPLAEPYVLGISAGASTGAVAIVILGVGAGAVSLSAGAFAGAFAAFLLVALLSNGTRGGADRTILAGVAASQLFNAATSYIVTTSGNAQQARDVMFWLLGSFGGVRWPEFTLVSIVVGIGLVACLFYARVLDAFAFGDEAAASLGVNVARARIALFVLTAMMTATIVSIVGSIGFFGLVVPHAARFLVGPLHIRLLPTCAVAGAIFMVLADIASRVLVPHQVLPIGVVTALVGVPIFSIILYRFQRAS, encoded by the coding sequence GTGACCGAAACGCGTCGCTCACTTCAGCAGTTTCTTGCCTTCGGCATTCTGCTGCTGATTTCATTTGCCGTCATCGGTCTCGTCGTCGGCATCAGCGTCGGGATTGGCGATCTGCCGATCCCGCTCGCCACGACCTTTTCCGCCGTTACCAATCGCATGGGATGGACGGCGGTGGAGCTCAATAAGATCCATGAGGCTGTGATCTGGGACTATCGCCTCAGCCGGGCGCTGGTGGCCGTCTTCTGCGGCGCCGGCCTCGCACTCTCAGGAGCGATCATGCAATCGCTGCTGCGCAATCCGCTTGCCGAACCCTACGTTCTCGGCATCTCGGCCGGCGCATCGACAGGCGCCGTTGCGATTGTCATCCTCGGCGTCGGCGCCGGCGCGGTTTCCCTGTCCGCCGGGGCTTTTGCCGGCGCCTTCGCGGCCTTCCTCTTGGTCGCATTGCTATCGAACGGCACGCGCGGCGGAGCCGACCGCACCATCCTCGCCGGCGTCGCCGCATCGCAGCTTTTCAATGCCGCGACCTCCTATATCGTCACGACTTCGGGCAATGCGCAGCAAGCCCGCGATGTGATGTTCTGGCTGCTCGGCAGTTTCGGCGGCGTGCGGTGGCCGGAATTTACGCTGGTTTCGATCGTCGTCGGCATCGGGCTCGTTGCCTGTCTGTTTTATGCCCGCGTGCTGGACGCCTTCGCCTTCGGCGACGAGGCGGCCGCCTCGCTCGGCGTCAATGTCGCGAGGGCGCGGATCGCGCTATTCGTTCTGACGGCAATGATGACGGCGACGATCGTCAGCATAGTAGGCTCGATCGGCTTCTTCGGCCTCGTTGTGCCGCATGCGGCGCGCTTTCTCGTCGGGCCGCTGCATATCCGTCTTCTCCCGACCTGCGCCGTGGCGGGCGCGATCTTCATGGTGCTCGCCGACATTGCGTCGCGTGTCCTCGTTCCGCATCAGGTCCTGCCGATCGGCGTTGTCACGGCGCTGGTTGGCGTGCCCATCTTCTCGATCATTCTCTACCGGTTCCAGCGTGCGTCATGA
- a CDS encoding MFS transporter, whose amino-acid sequence MSSNSSTLAPLKHETYRRIWFASLASNFGGLVQAVGAAWMMTTITSSEDMVALVQTSTALPIMLFSLVSGALADNFDRRRVMLTAQCLMLTVSVILTLCALLGWITPWLLLLFTFLIGCGTALNNPSWQASVGDMVPREDLPNAVTLNSMGFNMTRSVGPAIGGIIVAAAGAAAAFAVNAVSYFPLIYALMRWKPALPTSTLPRENLGSAIFAGLRYISMSPNLEKVLVRGFIFGVGASSVLALLPIVAIDLVSGGPLTYGFMLGSFGIGAIGGGALNARLREALSSETIIRYAFAGFAGSMALTASSPFVILTCTGLLVSGACWVLALSLFNTIVQLSTPRWVVGRALSLYQTVTFGGIAGGSWLWGIAADRYGVSNALYGSAAVMLVGIAIGLRFSMPAFASLNLDPLNRFIEPSLGLDIKPRSGPIVILVDYQISDDDLPEFLTLMAERRRIRIRDGARNWALMRDLEKPGIWTETYHTPTWVEYIRHNQRRTQADAENTDRLRALHGGNDPPHVHRMIERQAIPPSDDVFHKTPIDLHH is encoded by the coding sequence TTGTCATCGAATTCGTCAACGCTTGCGCCGCTTAAGCACGAGACCTATCGCAGGATCTGGTTCGCGAGCCTTGCGTCGAATTTCGGCGGGCTGGTCCAAGCCGTCGGCGCCGCCTGGATGATGACGACCATCACTTCATCGGAAGACATGGTGGCGCTGGTCCAAACCTCGACCGCGTTGCCGATCATGCTGTTTTCGCTGGTTTCCGGCGCCCTTGCCGACAATTTCGACCGCCGCCGCGTGATGCTGACGGCGCAGTGCCTGATGCTGACCGTTTCCGTAATCCTGACTTTATGTGCCCTGCTTGGCTGGATCACCCCCTGGCTGCTTCTGCTCTTTACCTTCCTGATCGGTTGCGGAACGGCGCTCAACAATCCGTCCTGGCAGGCGTCGGTCGGAGACATGGTGCCCCGTGAGGATCTGCCGAATGCCGTGACGCTGAACAGCATGGGCTTCAACATGACCCGAAGCGTCGGCCCAGCGATCGGTGGCATCATCGTTGCGGCTGCCGGCGCTGCCGCCGCCTTTGCCGTCAATGCCGTCAGCTATTTTCCGCTCATCTACGCGCTGATGCGCTGGAAGCCCGCCCTCCCCACATCGACGCTGCCGCGCGAAAATCTGGGCAGCGCGATCTTTGCGGGGCTCCGTTACATCTCGATGTCGCCGAATCTCGAAAAAGTGCTTGTCCGCGGCTTCATCTTCGGTGTCGGAGCAAGCTCGGTGCTCGCCCTTCTGCCGATCGTCGCGATCGATCTGGTTTCCGGCGGACCGCTCACCTACGGCTTCATGCTTGGCTCCTTCGGCATCGGAGCGATCGGCGGTGGCGCGCTCAATGCCCGGCTTCGCGAGGCGCTGAGCAGTGAGACGATCATCCGCTACGCCTTCGCCGGATTTGCGGGCAGTATGGCGCTGACGGCGTCGAGTCCCTTCGTAATCCTTACCTGCACCGGTCTGCTCGTTTCGGGGGCCTGCTGGGTGCTGGCACTTTCGCTGTTCAATACGATCGTCCAACTATCAACACCGCGCTGGGTCGTCGGCCGCGCCCTGTCGCTTTATCAGACAGTGACGTTTGGCGGCATTGCCGGCGGCAGTTGGCTCTGGGGTATTGCAGCCGATCGATATGGTGTCTCGAATGCGCTTTACGGCTCGGCCGCGGTCATGCTGGTCGGCATTGCCATCGGTCTGCGTTTCTCCATGCCGGCCTTTGCCTCGCTAAATCTTGATCCGTTGAATCGCTTCATCGAACCTTCCCTTGGCCTGGACATCAAACCGCGCAGCGGCCCGATCGTCATCCTTGTCGATTATCAGATCAGCGACGACGACCTGCCGGAATTTCTGACATTGATGGCCGAACGGCGGCGGATTCGTATCCGCGACGGCGCCAGAAACTGGGCACTGATGCGCGATCTGGAAAAACCCGGCATCTGGACGGAAACCTACCACACACCGACCTGGGTGGAATATATCCGCCACAACCAGCGGCGCACGCAGGCGGATGCGGAAAATACCGATCGGCTGCGGGCTCTCCACGGCGGCAATGACCCGCCGCATGTGCATCGCATGATCGAGCGCCAGGCCATTCCACCCTCGGACGACGTCTTCCACAAGACGCCGATCGACCTACATCATTGA
- a CDS encoding thiamine pyrophosphate-binding protein, which produces MRVYEAIVKALEGVGVGAAFGGAGENAAGLMLALKHSSIKPIITRHEQAASFMACGYAMHSDHLGFCFATAGPGAFNLFSGLAVAMSDSYPVLAVSGYASLDWKGKGALNETSGVSRTPDSQAMFAATTKKSFLLTDAAKTCDVVEEAVNLAFEGRPGPVHIHVPENLTHHGVSVDNYRDINLQRRPVVPDSKRVSEVAELLADAIANDRKILALIGFGAVRSGAGPELTELLARYQIPFATTLDGKGIISERHPLSVGVFCDSGHSAAWKAFLEADVILAVGNSFAQHATFNFRDDLLTGKTLIHINIDSGEIDKVYKADAAIIGDAKRAVAALNGEIWPKAAAVPSRSAEGRDYDAERIVHLLDDIHPGQLAQAVSKRLPKNAIVLADAGAHLAWLGYYLELSPGQFFRKPGGFGPMAGHVNGALGAKCANPDRPVIVGCGDGCYLLSGFELLTAVQYDIPVIWIIFNDGEFKLIKLYQLEAYAESGLVEFGNPDYVAYARACGAEGYRVETIDEFERAFDEALALGKPAIIDAHITRLALPHYSPSPKGLLSGIAEMVEDRIFPGRGTQ; this is translated from the coding sequence ATGAGAGTCTACGAAGCGATCGTGAAGGCACTTGAGGGAGTAGGGGTCGGCGCCGCTTTCGGCGGAGCGGGCGAAAATGCCGCCGGTCTGATGCTTGCCCTCAAACATTCCTCAATCAAGCCCATCATCACCCGGCACGAACAGGCAGCTTCGTTCATGGCATGCGGGTATGCCATGCATTCCGATCATTTGGGCTTTTGCTTTGCGACCGCGGGGCCAGGCGCCTTCAATCTGTTTTCCGGACTGGCTGTTGCCATGTCGGATTCCTATCCGGTCCTGGCCGTTTCCGGCTATGCCTCCCTCGACTGGAAGGGAAAGGGTGCGTTGAACGAAACCTCGGGTGTCAGTCGCACTCCGGATTCCCAGGCGATGTTTGCAGCCACCACGAAAAAGTCGTTTCTGCTGACAGATGCCGCCAAGACCTGCGATGTCGTCGAAGAGGCCGTCAACCTCGCCTTCGAGGGCCGACCCGGCCCGGTTCACATCCATGTCCCGGAAAACCTGACGCATCATGGCGTCTCCGTTGACAACTACCGCGATATCAATCTCCAGCGGCGTCCGGTGGTTCCGGATTCCAAGCGGGTAAGCGAGGTGGCTGAGCTTCTGGCGGATGCTATTGCCAACGATAGGAAGATATTGGCATTGATCGGCTTCGGTGCCGTTCGCAGTGGCGCCGGGCCAGAATTGACGGAACTCCTGGCGCGCTACCAGATTCCCTTCGCGACGACGCTCGATGGAAAAGGCATCATTTCCGAGCGTCATCCGCTCTCTGTCGGCGTGTTCTGCGATAGCGGCCACAGCGCAGCCTGGAAGGCTTTCCTTGAGGCCGATGTGATCCTCGCGGTGGGCAATTCCTTCGCGCAGCATGCCACCTTCAATTTTCGCGATGATCTGCTGACCGGCAAGACGCTCATCCACATCAACATCGATAGCGGCGAGATAGACAAGGTCTATAAGGCCGATGCCGCCATCATCGGCGATGCAAAACGCGCGGTTGCGGCACTCAACGGGGAAATATGGCCGAAGGCTGCGGCTGTGCCATCGAGATCCGCCGAAGGGCGCGACTACGACGCGGAGCGCATCGTCCATCTCCTGGATGACATCCATCCCGGACAGCTTGCCCAAGCCGTCTCCAAGCGCCTGCCGAAGAATGCCATCGTGCTTGCAGACGCGGGCGCGCACCTTGCCTGGCTCGGCTACTATCTGGAACTTTCGCCGGGACAGTTCTTCCGCAAGCCTGGCGGATTCGGGCCGATGGCGGGACATGTCAATGGCGCGCTCGGCGCCAAATGCGCCAATCCCGATCGTCCCGTCATCGTCGGCTGCGGCGACGGATGTTATCTGCTGTCGGGCTTCGAGCTGCTGACCGCCGTTCAATACGACATCCCTGTGATCTGGATCATTTTCAACGACGGCGAATTCAAGCTCATCAAGCTTTATCAGCTCGAAGCCTATGCGGAATCGGGTTTGGTCGAATTCGGCAATCCGGACTATGTCGCCTATGCCAGGGCCTGCGGTGCAGAGGGATACAGGGTGGAGACGATCGACGAGTTCGAAAGAGCCTTCGACGAGGCGCTCGCACTCGGCAAGCCGGCGATCATAGACGCCCACATCACACGACTTGCGCTGCCGCATTACAGCCCTTCGCCGAAAGGGCTCCTGTCCGGTATCGCAGAAATGGTCGAGGACCGGATTTTCCCCGGTCGGGGTACGCAATAG
- a CDS encoding patatin-like phospholipase family protein → MTLDFEAIFKRELDVINFRRQSLQNGGVEEKQAERHPPTEGAERARFHIPRHPAKLSQDRAETGKRGTVRMETGSNLTGLSFSGGGIRSAAFCLGVSQALDAITHNGEPRVFDAFDYFSTVSGGCYIGTSIVSGMMQEPYTFPFASKLDSQETPEIQHLRNYSNFLVPNGTIDYLTSVALLMRGLLVNALIVLPALLLLAVFTVACNPRSIDLGQPDIFGFPLSGGWLPFITIKGLEAFTLTINVTAVVLFLMFVSAIATSVTFQTSRLMTRERLAWILGWLVVAIAGAFLIELQPLILSGMFEGATTATAAIAGVESGSVKGVLLAIAHIVPALASVLLPTALVLIGAAQKLANIARAALGEATWTATLKKYASRIALYLAAVVVPLLLWVSYLYLSFWAITPVAEFSAPALAPVAPSWLSAASVLVANHIPPIGRLGEIGSLYLWVALVLAFVCLFIGPNSNSLNQFYRDRLSRAFLFERVRLGSNKPSVDVDRWKFSSLKPFDAKRDHWNQGAAYSPYLLVNTTINLIGSKALNKRGRNADNFIFSPLHIGSQATRYVATKEMEDAVPSLSLATAMATSGAAASANMGNHTVRILTFSLSLLNVRLGYWLANPAKLDALRRWWNRWWSNFGTWYFANETAGRLDEKKLNVYLTDGGHVENLGIYELLRRRCKVILAVDAEADPSMTFEAFVKLQVMARIDLGIRIELPWQDIQRRSLEVTREMASNRGEPAKFRGPHAAVGIIEYGEDEKGILLYIKSSLTGDENDYVMDYKRRNPTFPHETTLDQFFSEEQFEVYRALGFHAVQHFLSGTDDFAQPSTLPAGWSDELAAALALLNVPPQMRAAFNARL, encoded by the coding sequence ATGACCCTGGATTTCGAAGCGATCTTCAAACGCGAGCTGGATGTCATCAACTTCCGGCGCCAGTCACTTCAAAATGGCGGCGTGGAAGAAAAACAGGCTGAGCGCCATCCCCCGACGGAAGGCGCGGAGAGGGCGAGGTTCCACATCCCTCGTCATCCGGCGAAACTGTCGCAGGATCGTGCGGAGACTGGCAAACGCGGCACGGTCCGAATGGAGACGGGCAGCAACCTGACGGGGCTTTCGTTTTCCGGCGGCGGCATCCGCTCGGCCGCCTTTTGCTTAGGGGTCTCGCAGGCGCTGGATGCAATCACGCATAATGGCGAGCCACGGGTCTTCGACGCTTTCGATTATTTCTCCACGGTTTCCGGCGGCTGCTACATCGGTACATCCATCGTCTCGGGTATGATGCAGGAGCCCTACACGTTTCCCTTCGCCAGCAAGCTCGATTCCCAGGAGACGCCGGAAATCCAACATCTGCGGAACTATTCGAATTTCCTCGTCCCCAACGGAACCATCGATTATTTGACGAGCGTGGCGCTGCTGATGCGTGGATTGCTGGTAAACGCGCTGATCGTCCTGCCTGCCCTGCTTCTTCTTGCTGTGTTCACCGTCGCCTGCAATCCTCGTTCCATCGATTTGGGACAGCCGGATATTTTCGGCTTTCCACTGAGCGGCGGCTGGCTTCCTTTCATCACCATCAAGGGCCTGGAAGCCTTTACATTGACGATCAATGTTACCGCCGTCGTCCTCTTCCTGATGTTCGTCAGCGCGATCGCAACCTCCGTGACATTTCAGACCAGCCGGCTGATGACGCGAGAGCGACTTGCGTGGATTCTCGGCTGGCTCGTGGTGGCGATTGCCGGCGCCTTTCTCATCGAACTGCAGCCACTCATCCTCAGCGGCATGTTCGAAGGGGCAACGACGGCTACGGCTGCGATCGCTGGCGTTGAAAGCGGTAGCGTGAAGGGCGTCCTTCTGGCGATCGCGCATATCGTACCCGCGCTTGCCAGCGTTCTGCTTCCGACGGCCCTTGTGTTGATAGGTGCGGCTCAGAAGCTCGCGAACATCGCAAGAGCAGCACTCGGAGAGGCGACCTGGACGGCAACGCTGAAGAAATACGCAAGCCGCATTGCTCTTTATCTTGCGGCCGTTGTCGTGCCGCTGCTGCTCTGGGTCTCCTATCTCTATCTCAGTTTCTGGGCGATCACGCCTGTGGCTGAGTTTTCCGCCCCTGCGCTCGCCCCCGTCGCTCCGTCGTGGCTTTCCGCGGCATCCGTCTTGGTTGCCAACCATATTCCTCCCATCGGGAGGCTCGGAGAGATCGGCTCGCTTTATCTGTGGGTCGCCTTGGTACTCGCCTTTGTCTGCCTGTTCATTGGTCCTAACTCCAACTCGCTCAACCAGTTCTACAGGGATCGTCTCAGCCGGGCCTTCCTGTTTGAGCGTGTGCGTCTTGGAAGCAACAAGCCGTCGGTTGATGTCGACCGGTGGAAATTCTCGTCGTTGAAGCCGTTCGATGCCAAGAGGGATCATTGGAACCAGGGCGCGGCCTATTCGCCCTATCTTCTCGTCAATACGACGATCAATTTGATCGGGTCGAAGGCCCTCAACAAGCGCGGTCGCAACGCCGACAATTTCATCTTTAGCCCGTTGCATATCGGTAGCCAGGCAACGCGCTATGTGGCGACTAAGGAGATGGAGGATGCCGTTCCATCGCTCAGCCTTGCGACGGCGATGGCGACGTCCGGTGCGGCGGCGTCGGCGAATATGGGAAACCACACCGTCAGAATATTGACCTTCAGCCTTTCCTTGCTGAACGTCCGCCTCGGCTATTGGCTGGCCAATCCGGCAAAGCTCGACGCGTTGCGCCGCTGGTGGAACCGGTGGTGGTCGAATTTCGGCACATGGTATTTTGCCAATGAGACCGCCGGACGCTTGGACGAGAAGAAGCTGAATGTCTATCTGACCGATGGCGGCCATGTGGAAAATCTCGGCATATACGAATTGCTGCGCCGCCGCTGTAAGGTCATTCTGGCCGTCGACGCGGAAGCCGATCCGAGCATGACGTTTGAAGCCTTCGTGAAGCTCCAGGTCATGGCGCGTATCGACCTCGGCATTCGCATCGAGCTTCCTTGGCAGGATATCCAGAGGAGAAGCCTGGAAGTGACGAGGGAGATGGCCTCGAACAGGGGTGAGCCGGCAAAATTCAGAGGACCCCATGCGGCCGTCGGAATCATAGAATATGGTGAGGATGAAAAGGGCATATTGCTCTACATCAAGTCATCGCTGACCGGCGACGAGAACGACTACGTCATGGACTATAAGAGGCGGAACCCGACGTTTCCGCACGAGACGACGCTGGATCAATTTTTCAGCGAGGAGCAGTTCGAGGTCTATCGCGCACTCGGCTTTCACGCCGTTCAGCACTTTCTCAGCGGGACCGATGATTTCGCGCAGCCATCGACCTTGCCGGCCGGCTGGAGCGACGAGCTTGCCGCGGCTCTCGCATTGCTCAATGTCCCGCCGCAGATGCGCGCGGCCTTCAATGCGCGACTTTAG
- a CDS encoding ABC transporter substrate-binding protein: MTLLKSFLAVSGLCAVLGLTAAPAFAASKYPLTIENCGRQVTFQKAPERAIGLGQNSAEIMLLLGLQDKMAGTAFWPSKVLPQLAEANSKVKLLTVEFPTFESILAENPDFVAAALPSLIGPSSKVAKREDFDKVGIPTYLSPSTCLSTKDAKDPYGSRAQLWNTDLLFKEIDELSQIFDVADRGQALIADFKAREAALRSSVSKDGKNLSYVFWFSSPSPSADAYLGGKNGASGFIADLLGGHNAINAEAEWPTLGWESIIAANPDVIVVANLDRNRWELDKSEAKIKFLTTDPAVSQIAAVKNKAIVIMDGQAMNPTVRTVYGAEQVAEQLKALGLLK, encoded by the coding sequence GTGACCCTATTGAAATCATTTCTCGCCGTTTCCGGTCTCTGCGCCGTGCTTGGCCTTACCGCAGCCCCGGCATTCGCCGCATCGAAATATCCGCTGACCATCGAAAACTGCGGCAGGCAGGTTACCTTCCAAAAGGCGCCGGAGCGGGCGATCGGCCTTGGCCAGAACAGCGCGGAAATCATGCTGCTATTGGGCCTTCAGGATAAGATGGCCGGCACCGCCTTCTGGCCGAGCAAGGTCTTGCCGCAGCTTGCCGAAGCCAATTCCAAAGTAAAACTGCTGACAGTCGAATTCCCGACCTTCGAATCGATCCTGGCGGAGAATCCCGATTTCGTGGCGGCGGCCTTGCCGAGCCTGATCGGGCCGAGCAGCAAGGTCGCCAAGCGCGAAGACTTCGACAAGGTCGGCATCCCGACCTATCTCTCACCCAGCACCTGCCTCAGCACCAAGGATGCCAAAGACCCATACGGCAGCCGCGCTCAGCTCTGGAACACGGACCTTCTCTTCAAGGAAATCGACGAGCTTTCGCAAATCTTCGATGTTGCCGATCGTGGCCAAGCCCTGATTGCCGATTTCAAGGCGCGTGAGGCCGCACTTCGCTCCAGCGTTTCGAAGGACGGCAAGAATCTCTCCTATGTCTTCTGGTTCTCGAGCCCCAGCCCGTCGGCCGACGCCTATCTCGGCGGCAAGAATGGCGCCTCCGGCTTTATCGCCGACCTGCTCGGAGGGCACAATGCCATCAACGCGGAAGCGGAATGGCCGACACTCGGATGGGAAAGCATCATCGCGGCCAATCCGGATGTCATCGTCGTCGCCAATCTCGACCGCAACCGTTGGGAACTCGACAAGTCCGAAGCCAAGATCAAGTTCCTGACCACTGATCCAGCCGTAAGCCAAATCGCGGCGGTCAAGAACAAGGCGATAGTGATCATGGACGGCCAGGCCATGAATCCGACCGTCCGGACGGTTTATGGCGCCGAACAGGTGGCGGAGCAGTTAAAGGCGCTTGGTCTTCTGAAGTGA
- a CDS encoding ABC transporter ATP-binding protein, which translates to MTIKADNLVWRIGKKTVLDGVSFEAQPGKMLGLLGPNGSGKTSLLRLLAGLKRPHSGRITLDQKDIATIGRRSIARRVAFVEQHATTNANLRVIDVVKLGRFPHLSMFSGWTAADEKAVEGALERAGMTEKRNDRWQSLSGGEKQRTHLARALAQSPKELILDEPTNHLDIQYQISLMRLVCTLPVTSIIALHDLNHAAMFCDQLIIMQQGRVVASGAPEVVLTEDLLRDVFSVEARVEMSSHHLRPHIHYLR; encoded by the coding sequence ATGACTATTAAGGCAGATAACCTCGTCTGGAGAATCGGTAAGAAGACCGTTCTCGACGGCGTTTCATTTGAGGCACAGCCAGGCAAGATGCTCGGGCTGCTCGGACCCAATGGCTCCGGCAAGACCTCGCTTCTGCGTCTTCTCGCCGGTCTGAAGCGGCCACACTCCGGTCGCATCACGCTCGACCAAAAGGACATCGCAACGATCGGCCGACGCTCGATCGCTCGGCGCGTCGCCTTCGTCGAACAGCACGCCACGACCAATGCCAATCTGAGGGTAATCGATGTCGTAAAGCTCGGCCGGTTTCCGCACCTGTCTATGTTTTCGGGCTGGACTGCGGCCGACGAAAAAGCCGTCGAAGGCGCGCTCGAGCGCGCCGGCATGACGGAGAAACGCAATGATCGCTGGCAAAGCCTGTCGGGTGGAGAAAAACAGCGCACGCATCTGGCGAGAGCATTAGCGCAGTCCCCGAAGGAACTGATCCTCGACGAACCCACCAATCATCTCGACATCCAATATCAAATCAGTCTGATGCGGCTTGTCTGCACTCTTCCAGTTACCAGCATCATCGCTTTGCATGATCTGAACCATGCGGCCATGTTCTGCGACCAACTGATCATCATGCAACAAGGTAGGGTCGTCGCTTCCGGTGCGCCGGAGGTCGTGTTGACCGAGGACCTTCTGAGAGACGTCTTTTCCGTCGAAGCCCGCGTAGAGATGTCGTCTCATCACTTACGACCGCATATCCACTATCTTCGGTGA
- a CDS encoding HAMP domain-containing methyl-accepting chemotaxis protein — protein MKRPSIKQALILKLAIISIFIVGLSYVSLSTISTLSANAEQIGTFWMHRLVTAREIKGNFLNLKLVYAQYLLEDTAEERNTGKQQIDAAAAALEKVVIEYEKGVRTERGRELINQIKPELSRYSGLAEQMIALQNSGKPSEATRFFKENMELQAEQVNKGVADLVAFILNQAESFVAASDASAKSAFALTATIALLAILIAIAGIVFAISGIANPIRRIASAMGRLSDGDLNSDIPYAGRADEVGEMACAVEVFRRNALNVVRLEKEAAASRSESEAARAAAQQRAEREAEQLRFATTTLGGGLRRLAAGDISFQLSEQFAAEYEALREDFNASLRQLGVTIGAVLQTVHSIDNGTGEIASGAQDLSKRTEQQAASLEETAAALDEMTSNVAMATKRTDEARNVAAEADVSARRSATVVSEAEQAMRRIEDSSQQISNIIGVIDEIAFQTNLLALNAGVEAARAGEAGKGFAVVAQEVRELAQRAAQAAKEIKGLIQKSSTEVGNGVKLVLETGASLKSIGEYVAQINQVMDAIATSAREQSTGLAEINTAVNQMDQATQQNAAMVEQSTAAAASLSSEASRLRDLVNQFQLDSGQNVMDTQRNVRWLESGRPQKVVARTEEDYSHQIVIHY, from the coding sequence ATGAAACGTCCAAGCATCAAGCAAGCCCTGATCTTAAAGCTGGCGATCATCAGTATATTCATCGTCGGCCTATCCTATGTCTCGCTGAGCACGATTTCCACGCTCAGCGCCAATGCTGAGCAGATTGGCACCTTCTGGATGCATCGACTTGTGACGGCTCGCGAGATCAAGGGCAACTTTCTCAATCTGAAACTGGTCTATGCCCAATATCTCCTCGAAGACACTGCGGAGGAGCGGAACACGGGAAAGCAACAGATCGACGCCGCTGCCGCTGCACTCGAGAAGGTCGTTATCGAATACGAAAAGGGCGTACGCACCGAGCGTGGGCGCGAGCTGATCAATCAGATCAAGCCGGAACTGAGCAGATATAGCGGATTGGCGGAGCAAATGATCGCGCTGCAAAATAGCGGCAAGCCATCCGAAGCGACCCGCTTCTTCAAGGAGAATATGGAGCTGCAGGCCGAACAGGTGAACAAGGGGGTGGCGGATCTGGTCGCCTTCATTCTCAACCAGGCTGAAAGCTTTGTGGCAGCGAGCGACGCCTCCGCGAAGTCCGCTTTTGCGTTGACGGCTACGATCGCCCTGCTCGCGATACTCATCGCCATAGCTGGCATTGTGTTTGCGATATCAGGCATCGCCAATCCGATCCGTCGAATCGCATCCGCCATGGGGCGTTTGTCGGATGGCGACCTCAATAGTGATATCCCCTATGCCGGCCGCGCCGACGAAGTGGGCGAAATGGCCTGTGCCGTCGAAGTCTTCCGCCGGAATGCTCTTAATGTCGTCAGGCTCGAGAAGGAGGCGGCTGCATCCCGTAGCGAGAGCGAGGCGGCACGCGCGGCAGCCCAGCAGCGCGCCGAAAGGGAGGCCGAACAGTTGCGCTTCGCGACCACCACATTGGGCGGGGGCCTCCGGCGGCTGGCGGCAGGCGACATATCATTTCAGCTTTCGGAGCAATTTGCGGCCGAATACGAGGCGCTGCGCGAGGACTTCAATGCTTCGCTCCGTCAACTGGGCGTGACGATCGGCGCGGTGCTGCAGACGGTACACAGCATAGACAATGGCACCGGTGAAATCGCATCTGGTGCCCAGGATCTTTCCAAGCGCACCGAACAACAGGCAGCTTCTCTCGAAGAGACCGCTGCCGCCTTGGACGAGATGACGTCGAATGTCGCTATGGCGACGAAACGCACCGACGAGGCGCGCAATGTCGCCGCAGAAGCCGATGTCAGCGCCCGGCGGTCGGCAACGGTAGTATCGGAAGCAGAGCAAGCCATGCGGCGCATCGAGGACAGTTCGCAGCAGATTTCGAATATCATTGGCGTAATCGATGAAATCGCCTTCCAGACGAACCTGTTGGCGCTCAACGCCGGTGTCGAGGCCGCGCGGGCGGGTGAGGCGGGTAAAGGTTTCGCAGTGGTCGCCCAGGAAGTCCGCGAGCTTGCCCAGCGTGCCGCGCAGGCTGCCAAGGAGATCAAGGGACTTATTCAGAAGTCATCGACGGAAGTGGGAAATGGCGTGAAACTGGTTCTCGAAACCGGAGCGTCGCTGAAGTCGATCGGTGAGTACGTTGCCCAGATCAACCAGGTCATGGATGCAATTGCCACCTCGGCGCGCGAGCAGTCGACTGGACTTGCCGAAATTAACACGGCGGTCAATCAGATGGACCAGGCGACCCAGCAAAATGCGGCGATGGTCGAGCAGTCGACGGCCGCTGCCGCCTCGTTGTCCTCCGAGGCGAGCCGCCTGCGGGATCTGGTCAATCAGTTTCAATTGGACAGTGGCCAGAACGTGATGGATACGCAGCGGAATGTGCGGTGGTTGGAAAGCGGCAGACCACAGAAGGTGGTCGCTCGCACCGAGGAGGACTACAGCCATCAAATTGTCATCCATTATTAA